AGGCGACGAACTGGCTGGCCCCGCCATCGGCCAGGTCGTCCCGGTTGACCGAGGTGATCACCACATGGCTCAGGCCCAGGCGCCGCACCGCTTCCCCCAGCCGCTCGGGCTCGGTGGGATCCAGCGCCCGCACGCTGCGGTCGAAGTCGATGTCGCAGTAGGGACAGGCCCGGGTGCAGCCCGGCCCCATGATCAGGAAGGTGGCGGTGCCGCCGGCGAAGCACTCGCCGATGTTCGGGCAGCTGGCCTCCTGGCAGACCGTGTTCAGCTTGAGGTCGACCAGCAGATCCGCCACCGCTCCGATCCGCTCCCGCTGCGGCGCCTTGACCCGCAACCAGGGGGGCTTGGCAGGGGCGGGCCTGGGATCGCTGAGGGTCACGGGGGTCGCTGGGCTGGGCGGACTGTAGGCAGGGCTGTCGCTGCGCTCCATCCCCTAAAGTCTGGCCATCGGGATGTGGCGCAGCTTGGTAGCGCACTTCGTTCGGGACGAAGGGGCCGCAGGTTCGAATCCTGTCATCCCGATTTTTTTTGACGACTGCCCTCAGGCCAGAGCCGCCCCCGGGTAGCCCCGGGGGGTCACCATGCGGCCGTCCTGGACACGGGTCGAGCTGTTGCCGACCAGGACCAGGGTGAGCATGTCCACCTGCTCCTGGGGCAGGGAGCCCAGGGTGTGCAGGCTGAGCGCCTCTTCGGCCCGTCCCAGCTGACGGGCCAGCAGCACCGGCGTGCTGGCCGGTCGCCCCTCGCCCAGCAGTTCGATGGCCCGGCCCAGCTGCCAGGGCCTGCCCAGGGAACGGGGGTTGTAGAGGGCCACGACGAAATCGCCGCTGGCGGCGCCCCTCAGCCGCCGTTCGATCACCTCCCAGGGGGTGAGGCGGTCGCTGAGGCTGATCGTGCAGAAATCGTGCATCAGCGGGGCGCCGGCCCGGGCGGCGGCCAGCTGCAGGGCCGAGAGCCCCGGATGCACCGTGAAGGCGGGTCGGTCGAGGACGGGTAGCTGCAGCCAGAGTTCCAGGGCCAGCCCCGCCATGCCGTAGATGCCGCTGTCTCCTGAGGAGATCAGCGCCACGTCGAGGCCCTGGCGGGCCAGGTCGAGGGCCTCGGCGCAACGGGCCGTCTCCTCGGTCAGGCGGCCCTCGCGACGCAGCTGGTCGGGCCGCCTGAGCGGTTCGAGCAGGTCGAGGTAGAGCCCGTAGCCCACCCACACCGTCGTGGCGGCCAACGCCTGGCGGGCTTCGCCACTGAGCAGGGCGATCGCACCCGGACCGCTGCCCACCAAGTGCAGACTGCCCCGCTGCGGGGCCCACTGGCGTTCGGCCAGGGCCACCGCCAGGGTGGCGGCACCCCGCTCCCCGGCCCCGGCGCGCCCGATGGTCTTCGCCAGCAGCAGGCGGGGTGCTCCCCCGGCCTGGGACGCCGCCTGGAGGGCGGCGGCTTCGGCCACGCTCGGCGTGCCCATCTCCCTGGCCACCGCCTCAGAGGGATGGGGGACGGTCACCCCCGCCAGGGTGTGGGCTTCATAGAGCCGCAGGGGCCAGCCCCGCTGTTGCGCCAGGGCCAGCAGGGCGGGCTCATCCCCCTTGCGATCGATGCTGGCCAGGCCGGCCACGGATTCGGGGGCCAGCCCTTGCTGTGCCAGTCCCTCCGCCACGAGGCGCTCCAGCACGGCCAGGCTCGTGTTCCGCTCGCAGCCGAGGCCCAGCCAGAGGACGGGGGGATGCCAGCGGCAGCCATCGCCACCGTGGGGGCTGACCACCAGGTCTGCCGGGCCGGCCGTCTCTGCGCTGCCGGCGGCCTCCAACGCCTGCCAGAGGCTGTTGCCGCTCTCCTGCCGCAGGCTGATCCGGTTGCCGCGGGCCGACTCCACCATCAGGCCGCGCCAGTCGCCCCCGCCCCGGCGCCAGCCCCAGGCCTGGCCGAAGGCATCCAGGGGCAGCTGGCCTCGGGCGGCGCTGGCGCCGGTGAGCACGGCCTCGCCGCCGACCAGGGCGGCGATCGTCTGGCTGAGCCGATCGCCACCGGCGGCATGGCCCCCCAGCAGCGGCACCACGAACCGGCCGTTGGGATCCACCACCAGCACGGCCGGATCACTGTCCTTGTCGCTGATCAGGGGAGCGATCAGCCGGGTCATCAGACCGCAGGCCCCAACGGCCACCACCGCTTCGGCGCTCCCCCAGTGCTCCGCCAGCCAGACGGCCGCCGCCCCATCCTCCGGGCCGCGCACGGTCTGCAAGATGCCGGCATCGGTGAGCTGTTGCAGCATCGGTGTGGCCGTCGGCCCGAAGCCGAGGCCGATGATCGCGGGCTGGCTGACGCTCACGGCTCCACGCTCCCATCCAGGGGAGGTTCGGCCAGCTCAACAAGGGTTGGGGGCACCGATGGGTTGGGACGGTCCGCTGTCGCCGTCCCGATCTCGGCCGGGTACTCGACCTCCGCCTGGACCTCGTTTCCCAGCCCGGTTGTGGAGTCTGGCCCAGCTTCCATCAGGGCCTCGGTCTCCATGTCGGGGGCGGAATCCTGCGCCGTTTCTGGTTCCGGCGCGGGTTCGGGTATGGTCTCGGGCTCGGTATCGGTATCGGTATCGGTATCGGTCTCCGGCGCGGCAGGCGGTGGGGCCTCGCCCAGCAGGATGGCCAGCTCAGTGGGCTGCAGTCGGCCCCCCTGCCAGCGGGGGGCTTCGGCGCCGGCCTCCAGGATCACTTCCGATACCAGGCTGTTGAACGGCGGGTTGAGCGGCTCGCCGAGGCCATCGAGCAGGTCGAACTGGATCGCATTGCTGCCTGGGCGCCAGCCCTCCAGCCAGAGGGGTGTCTGCTGATCCACCAGGAAGCTGTCGCCGTTGAGGCTGACCCGCAGCCGCCAGCTGGCGTCACCACTGCGCAGGTTCTGCAGGGGGGCATCCAGCAACAGCCAGTCGAGCAGCAGCGGCGTGCCGGCCGCCGTCCCCCGGGGGCTGACGGCGATCAGCTGGGGGCTGCCCGGGGCGGGTTGGCTCAAGGGGTTGGCTGCGACCCTGTGCAACCGGATCTGGCGCTGGGCCCCGGGGCCCTTCACCGCCTCGCCCCAGGGCCTGGCGGCGAAGACGGTGAGCCGATGGCTGCCCGGCTCCAGGGGCCGCATGGTGGTGCTGGTGTCTGTGAGCGTCAGGGGGGGGTCCCCATCCAGCTGCACCACCACGTGGGGGCCGAGGCCGAGGGGGCCGGCGTCCACCAGGGGCCAGTCCTCCACCTTCAACCGCAGGGTCCAGGGACCGGCCGGCAGCAGGGCACCGTCGGCGGGAGAGAGGATCTCCAGCTGGGGCCGCCGCCCGTCCAGGGCCTCCTGCAGCTGCTGCACCGCCAGAGGTGGCGCCACCTCCTGCTGGCTGGAACGCCCCACCGCCAGGGGGGTGGTGTCCTCAGCAGCGGTGCGGCGGCCCGGCAGGTTGAACGCCAGGGCGGCCGGCGGTGCCACGCTCAGCACCAGCAGCAGCACCAGCGTCAGCAGGCCGGCCCAGAGTCGGGCCCTCCCGGCCCCTCGCCCTGTGGCTCCTTGCCTGTGACCCCTGTCGCTCACGCTTGCTGCCTCAACCGTGGCGCCATTCTGCTTCGGGGCCCGAACGGGGCGGATCAGCTGTTGAAATGGCCCAACAATGCAGAAAGCGGTTATAGAAACCCAAGGATTTTCTGATTGTTACGTTGTTGACAACATGCGGCCAGACCGCTGTCGCAGCCTTGGAACCGCTGGGATTAAACCTTTGTAACTGGCGGCCGATTCGCCTTGTTTTCGACCCCTATACTTCCGCCAGCGGTCCCCTTTCGGGGCCCAAAGCCCCAGTCGTGGCAAGGGATTTCCCCCACCTCACGACTGGTGCCCATGGTCGGGTCTTCCCGGCCATGGGGCCCACCGATGGGGCCGGAACGGTCGCATGACCTGTCTCCGGCGTCCGTCGAAGGGGTGGACCTCCACCTCGACCCCGTCCCTCGAGGAACGTCTCGATGACCATCAGCCCACCAGAGCGTGGGAAAAAGGCGAAGGACATGGTTGACCGGAACCCCGTTCCCGTCGACTTCGATGTTCTCGGCAAGCCCGGGCACTTCGATCGCTCCCTCGCCAAAGGTCCCAAAACCACCACCTGGGTTTGGAACCTCCACGCCAACGCTCACGATTTCGACAGCCACACGAGCGATCTTGAAGAGGTCTCCCGGAAGATCTTCAGCGCTCACTTCGGCCATCTGGCCGTCATCTTCATCTGGTTGAGCGGCGCCTTCTATCACGGAGCCCGCTTCTCCAACTACACCGGCTGGCTGGCCGACCCCCTGCACGTCAAGCCCAGTGCCCAGGTGGTCTGGCCGATCTTCGGCCAGGAAATTCTCAATGGCGATGTGGGTGCCGGCTTCCACGGCATCCAGATCACCTCCGGCCTCTTCCACGTGTGGAGAGCCTGGGGTTTCACCAGTGAGTTCCAGCTCCTGTGCACCGCCATCGGTGCTCTGGTGATGGCCGGCCTGATGCTCAACGCCGGTGTTTTCCACTACCACAAGGCAGCGCCGAAGCTGGAGTGGTTCCAGAACGTTGAGTCCATGCTCAACCACCACCTGGCCGGCCTGCTCGGGCTCGGGTCCCTGTCCTGGACAGGCCACCTGCTGCACGTGTCGCTGCCCACCACCCAGTTGATGGATGCCATCGACGCCGGCAGCCCGCTGGTGTTGAACGGCAAGACCATCGCTTCGGTGGCCGACATCCCGCTCCCCCATGAGTTTCTCAACCAGGATCTGCTGACCCAGTTGTTCCCCGGCTTCGGCGCGGGGATCTCCGCCTTCTTCACCGGCAACTGGGCCGCCTACAGCGATTTCCTCACCTTCAAGGGTGGTCTGAATCCTGTGACCGGCAGCCTCTGGATGACCGACATCGCCCATCACCATCTGGCGATCGCGGTGCTGTTCATCGTGGCTGGCCACATGTATCGCACCAACTGGGGCATCGGCCACAGCATCAAGGAAATTCTCGAGGGCCAGAAGGGCGATCCCCTGCTGTTCCCCGCGCCCAAAGGTCACGATGGGCTCTACGAATTCCTCACCACCTCCTGGCACGCCCAGCTGGGTCTGAACCTCGCACTCTTGGGTTCGCTCACGATCATCGTGGCGCACCACATGTATGCGATGCCGCCGTATCCCTACATCGGTATCGACTACCCGACCCAGCTGTCGCTGTTCACCCACCACATGTGGATCGGCGGCTTCCTGATCGTCGGAGCCGGTGCCCACTCGGCCATCGCACTCATCCGCGATTACGACCCGGCCAAGAACATCGACAACGTGCTGGATCGGGTGCTGAAAGCCCGTGACGCCCTGATCAGCCACCTCAACTGGGTGTGCATTTTCCTGGGCTTCCACAGCTTCGGCCTCTACATCCACAACGACACCATGAGTGCCCTGGGACGTCCCCAGGACATGTTCAGTGACACTGCGATCCAGCTGAAGCCCGTCTTCGCGCAATGGATCCAGGGTCTGCACGCCGCTGCCGCCGGCACCACCGCTCCCAATGCGCTGGCTGGTGTGAGTGAAGTGTTCAACGGCACCATCGTCGCCGTTGGCGGCAAGGTGGCCGCCGCGCCGATCCCCCTGGGAACGGCCGACTTCATGGTCCACCACATCCACGCCTTCACGATCCACGTCACCGTGCTGATCCTGCTGAAGGGTGTGCTCTACGCGCGCAGCTCCCGCCTCGTCCCCGACAAGGCGAACCTGGGCTTCCGCTTCCCCTGCGACGGCCCCGGCCGTGGCGGTACCTGTCAGGTGTCGGCCTGGGACCACGTGTTCCTCGGCCTGTTCTGGATGTACAACTCCCTGTCGATCGTCATTTTCCACTTCAGCTGGAAGATGCAGAGCGACGTGTGGGGCACCGTCAATGCCGACGGCACCGTCCAGCACATCACCAACGGCAACTTCGCCCAAGGCGCCATCACCATCAATGGTTGGCTCCGGGACTTCCTGTGGGCCCAGGCCGCCCAGGTGCTGAACAGCTACGGCTCGTCCTCCAGTGCCTACGGTCTGATGTTCCTGGGTGCCCACTTCGTCTGGGCCTTCAGCCTCATGTTCCTCTTCAGTGGCCGCGGCTACTGGCAGGAACTGATCGAGTCCATCGTCTGGGCTCACAACAAGCTGAAGGTGGCTCCCGCCATCCAACCGCGGGCGCTTTCCATCACCCAAGGCCGTGCCGTCGGTGTCGCCCACTATCTGCTGGGCGGTATCGCGACAACCTGGGCCTTCTTCCTGTCCCGACTCATCGCGGTCGGCTGACCTCCACCTGACCTTTCCCAATGGCAACGAAATTTCCTTCGTTCAGCCGGGGTCTGGCACAGGACCCGACAACCCGCCGTATCTGGTACGGCATCGCCACGGCTCACGACTTCGAGAGCCATGACGGAATGACGGAGGAGCGGCTTTACCAAAAGCTGTTCTCCACCCACTTCGGTCACCTGGCGATCATCGGCCTCTGGGTTTCGGGCAACCTGTTCCATATCGCCTGGCAGGGCAACTTCGAGCAGTGGGTCGCCGATCCGCTGCATGTACGTCCCATCGCTCACGCGATCTGGGATCCCCACTTCGGGCAGGGCGCCATCGACGCCTTCACCCAGGCGGGTGCTTCCTCCCCGGTGAACATCGCCTATTCCGGTCTGTACCACTGGTGGTACACGATCGGCATGACGACCAACATGGAGCTCTATCAGGGTTCCATCTTCATGCTGATCCTCTCGGCATGGGCCCTGTTCGCAGGCTGGCTCCATCTCCAGCCCAAGTTCCTGCCTTCCCTGGCCTGGTTCAAGAACGCTGAATCCCGGCTCAACCATCACCTGGCTGTGCTGTTCGGCTTCAGTTCCATCGCCTGGACCGGTCACCTGGTCCACGTGGCCATTCCCGAATCCAGGGGACAGCACGTCGGTTGGGACAACTTCCTCTCCGTCGCGCCGCACCCCGCCGGCCTGGCTCCGTTCTTCACCGGCAACTGGGGTGTCTATGCCCAGAACCCCGACACCGCCAACCAGGTGTTCGGTACCTCTGATGGGGCAGGCACCGCGATCCTCACCTTCCTGGGTGGTTTCCACCCCCAGACAGAAGCGCTGTGGCTCACGGACATTGCCCACCACCACCTGGCCATCGGCTGCATCTTCGTGATCGCCGGCCACATGTACCGGACCAACTTCGGTATCGGCCACTCGATCCGCGAGATCCTCGACGCCCACAACCCCCCCAAGGGGACCCCGGGTGATCTGGGCGCAGGCCACAAGGGCCTCTACGACACCATCAACAACTCCCTGCACTTCCAGCTGGGTCTTGCCCTGGCGTCGTTGGGAGTTGTGACCAGCCTGGTGGCGCAGCACATGTACGCGCTGCCGTCCTATGCGTTCATCGCCAAGGACTACACCACCCAGGCGGCGCTCTACACGCACCACCAGTACATCGCCATCTTCCTGATGTGCGGTGCCTTCGCCCACGGTGCGATCTTCTTCATCCGCGACTACGACCCGGAAGCCAACAAGAACAACGTTCTTGCCCGGATGCTTGAGCACAAGGAAGCCATCATCAGCCATCTCAGCTGGGTTTCCCTGTTCCTCGGCTTCCACACCCTGGGTCTCTACGTCCACAACGACGTGGTGGTCGCCTTCGGTACCCCCGAGAAGCAGATCCTGGTGGAGCCTGTCTTCGCCCAGTTCGTTCAAGCCGCAAGTGGCAAAGCCCTCTACGGCATGGACGTGCTGCTGGCCAACTCGGACAGCATCGCCTCGACAGCGTGGCCCAACAACGGCGCCGTCTGGCTGCCGGGTTGGCTGGATGCCATCAATGCAGGCAACAACTCCCTGTTCCTGCAGATCGGCCCTGGTGACTTCCTGGTCCACCACGCCATCGCCCTGGGTCTGCACACCACGACCCTGATCCTGGTGAAGGGTGCCCTGGATGCCCGGGGTTCCAAGCTGATGCCCGACAAGAAGGACTTCGGCTACTCCTTCCCCTGCGACGGCCCCGGCCGTGGCGGCACCTGCGACATCTCGGCCTGGGACGCCTTCTATCTGGCTGTCTTCTGGGCCCTGAACACCGTGGGTTGGGTCACCTTCTACTGGCACTGGAAGCACCTCGCCATCTGGCAGGGCAACGTGGCCCAGTTCAACGAATCCAGCACCTATCTCATGGGCTGGTTCCGCGACTACCTGTGGCTCAACAGCTCCCAGCTGATCAACGGGTACAACCCGATGGGATCCAACAACCTGGCCGTCTGGGCCTGGATGTTCCTCTTCGGTCACCTGGTGTGGGCCACCGGCTTCATGTTCCTGATCTCCTGGCGGGGTTACTGGCAGGAGTTGATCGAAACCATCGTCTGGGCGCATCAGCGCACGCCTCTCGCCAACCTGGTGGGCTGGCGCGACAAGCCCGTCGCTCTCTCGATCGTTCAGGCCCGTGTCGTGGGTCTCGCCCACTTCACGATCGGCTACATCCTCACGTACGCGGCCTTCCTGATCGCGTCCACGTCAGGCAAGTTCGGCTGAGCCTCCGGCTCCCGAACACCGTTCACGCCCCTTCTCGATTCTTCGAGGGACCTCTAGACCCCCGGTCACGACCGGGGGTTTTTTGTTGCCATGGAGTCCTGAGCGCTGCCCGTGCACCAGCCGTCGCTGGCCGATCCGATTCCTGTCCAAGGCCACCCCACGGCCTGGTTGCCGTCCATGCAGGGGAAAGGACTACGGTGCCATGGCGCCTAGCTCAATCGGCCTTGAAGCCAGCCGCGCTGACGTTGTCCTGAACACCTTGACAGGTGACGGGGCCGTGGATAACCCCCCACCTCTTCAACACCTATTTGCCCGGGCTTAACCTGGCATGAGGGCATAGCTGTCAGATTTAAGTTGAATGCAGCTTATTTAAATGGCTCTCACCTTTTCCGCACTGGATCCTTTCATCCAGGCGTCAAATGGCGTGATCTCACTGGCAGATCTTGGGGCCAATGCTGAAATCTCTGCTTACAACCCAACCACGGGTTATCTCTATACCGTAGGCGGTGGATCTGGAGCCATTGTTGTTTCCGACCTCCGCAATCCTGCCAGCCCCCTGGCTGTTGCAAGGGCCACATCCACTGGCAATGGTGAGACGCTTCAAAGCGCTGCCGTGTTCGGCAATCTGCTTGCCATTGCGGTGCAGAACGCGGTCAAGACCGACCCGGGCTTCGTGCAGTTCTACGACCTGAGCAATCCGGCCCTGCCTGTTCACATCAGCACCGTGACCGTGGGCGCCCTGCCCGACATGGTGATGTTCAGCAGCGACGGCCGCAAGCTGTTGGTGACCAATGAAGGGGAGCCGAATTCCCTTTACACCATTGATCCTGTCGGGTCGATCTCCCTGATCAACACCAGCGGGTATCTGGCGACCACGCCCGTGGCTCCTGCCGCCGCCGATGTCCGTACCGTGGGCTTTGAAGCCTGGGAAAACCGCCGTGCCGAGCTGATCAACCGTGGCATTCGCATCGGCGAGCGCCTCGGTGTCACCACCACGGTGGCCCAGGACATCGAACCCGAGGCCATCGCCTTCAGTGACGATGGCAACACCGCCTGGATCACCCTGCAGGAGAACAATGCCATCGCCGTGGTCGACCTGACCGGTGCCGCCCCGGTGATCAGCACCATCTTCTCCGCTGGCATCAAGGATTGGTCCCGCGGCGTTGCCAGCGCCGAGAATTTCACCTATGCGCTGGAGTATGCCGCTGGCGCCGACAACCAGCCCACCGGCGTGCTGGCCGGTGGGCTTTCCGGTTTGTTCTTCGCCGGCAAGGAGACGGTGAATGGCACGGAGTTGGATGTTTACTACTCGATCACCGATCGCGGCCCCAATGGCGCTCTGATCGCTGGTCAGCGTCAGTTTCTGGATCCCGACTTTCAGCCCAGCATCTACAAGCTGGGCATGAATCGCGCCAGCGGCGCCATCACCGAGCTGGACCGCATTGGCCTCAACCGCCCCGATGGCACCCCCCTCACCGGCCTGCCCCAGCTGGCGATCAAGGATGACGTGCCGATCACTGCCACCAACGCCCCGCTCAGCTACGACCCGTTCGGCATCGACTCGGAAACCGTCTCGCGCTTTAGCCTCACCATCGGCGGCAGCACCCGCCAGGTGTTCGCCGTCGGCGATGAGTACCGCGGCCAGATTTCCATCTTTGATGCGGTCAGCGGCAACCTGATCCAGCGCTACATCCCCGCCGACCAGAAGGCGCAGCTTGCGGCCCAGCACAACGTGGGCGGCGCCACCCCGATCGGCGCCGAAACGATCGACAGCCTGCCGGCCATCTACGGCAACCGCTGGGCCAACCGTGGCATCGAGGGCATGGCCTTCAACCCCACCGACGGGCTGCTTTATGCCTTCATGCAAAGCCCCCTGGATGTGGACGCCAACGGTGACGGCGTCACCGAAGGCCGCAGCCGTTCGGAGTTGACCCGCATCCTGGCCGTCGATCCTGCCACCGGTGCCCCGGTGAAGGAGCACCTCTACCTGCTCAGCGGTCGCGACGGTCAGGACAAGATCGGCGATGTCAGCTTCGACGCCGCCCGTGGCGTGTTCCTGGTGATGGAGCGCGACAGCAGCCGCAGCCTCACCGGCTTCAAGCATGTGTTCGAGGTGGATCTGCGCGGTGCGACCGACACCCTGCCCCTCACCAGCACGGGCGGTTGGCTTGGGGCGATCGGGCAGGTCAGCCCCGAGCTGCTCGACAACCGCCGCACGCTCGTCGACCACGACAGTGATCCGGCCACTCCGACGATCTTCAGCACCTCAAGTGCCGATGCCCTGGCCGCCGCCGGCATCCGCCTGGCCCACAAGATCGAGCTGTTCAACCTGCCCTCCATCGGCGGCAGCCTGGCCTACGACAAGCCGGAAGGCCTCACCATCCGCGATGACGGCGCCCTGGTGATCAACTACGACAACGATTTCGGCACCGAAGGCGCCAGCGGCAATGCCTTCACCGTGGTGAGCTTCGACGGTGCCGGCTTCGACAGCTCTGACCGGGACGGCACCTCAAACAGCAATCTGTACCGGCCAATTTCCGGCCTGCCGCTCTACAGCCTCACCATGCCGGACGGCATCGCCAGCTTCACCGACGGCCAGGGACGCAGCTTCCTGCTGGCGGTGGGGGAAGGGGATTCCCGTGAATACGAACCGGACCGGGGCAACATCTTCTTCGATCTCACCCGGGCTGATGCCAACCCCAGCACCCTGGTCAATGGCACCCCCTTCCGGGACCATCCCGGTGTGGACGCGCTGAATGACGCTTTTGCTGCCGCCACCGGCATCAGCCGCACCCGTCTCAACCTGCTCAACGACTACGGCGACATCACCGGCGATGGTCTGATTGACAAGCCCTTCAGCATCGGCTCCCGCTCCCTGCGCATCTATGACGCCAAGGGCAACGTGGTGTTCGACTCCAGTGCGGCCCTGGAGGAGCTGGCCAACAGCCTCGGCCTGATGGCCAGCAACCGGGACGACGACAAGGGCACCGAGCCCGAGATGGTGGAGATCGCCACCGTCGCAGGCCGCACCTACGCCTTCGTGGCCCTGGAGCGCACCACCACCAGTGTGGCGGCGGTCTTCGATGTGAGCGATCCCTACAACGTGGTGGCGGTGGATCCGGTGGTGTTCCCCGGCGCCGAGCGCGTCGAGGGCCTCACCTTCCTGCGCAGCGCCGCCGGTGCGCCGGCGGGGGTGATCGCCAGCAGCGAGGGCAACGACAAGGTGAGCATCACCACGGCGGCCCCCCTGGCGGCGGGCAGCTCCTTCCGGCTGCAGCTGTTCCACCTGGCCGACCAGGAGGGAGGCATCGCGGCCTTGAACGACGCGCCCCGCCTGTCCGGCGTGCTCAACGCCCTGCGGGCCCAGGACATCGACCTCGACGGGGTCCCCGGCTTCGTCAACACCCTCACCCTTTCCAGTGGCGACGCCTGGATTCCGGGCCTCTTCTACGGGGCCTCCGCCCAGGCCTACGGCGCCGTGGGCCGCGGCGATGTGCTGATTCAGAACGCCCTGGGGGTGCAGGCGATCGCCTTCGGCAACCACGAGTTCGACCAGGGCACCGCGGTGGTGCGCGACCTGATCCGGGCCAACGCCGCCGCCGGCTACCCCGGCACCGCCTTCCCCTACCTGAGCGGCAACCTCAATTTCGCCACCGACAGCAACCTCGCCTCCCTGGTGGTGCCCGCCGGCCAGGCGCCGCGTGCCAACAGCATCACCGCCAGTGTCGTTTTCGATGTGAACGGCCAGAAGGTGGGTGTGGTCGGGGCCACCACCCCAACCCTGCGCACCATCTCCAGTCCGGGCAGTGTGGGCGTGGCCCCCGTCCCCTTCGGTGGCACTCCGACGGCCGCTGAGCTCGATGCCCTGGCTGCGGAGATCCAGGCCGATGTGGATGCC
This portion of the Cyanobium sp. AMD-g genome encodes:
- a CDS encoding choice-of-anchor I domain-containing protein; the protein is MALTFSALDPFIQASNGVISLADLGANAEISAYNPTTGYLYTVGGGSGAIVVSDLRNPASPLAVARATSTGNGETLQSAAVFGNLLAIAVQNAVKTDPGFVQFYDLSNPALPVHISTVTVGALPDMVMFSSDGRKLLVTNEGEPNSLYTIDPVGSISLINTSGYLATTPVAPAAADVRTVGFEAWENRRAELINRGIRIGERLGVTTTVAQDIEPEAIAFSDDGNTAWITLQENNAIAVVDLTGAAPVISTIFSAGIKDWSRGVASAENFTYALEYAAGADNQPTGVLAGGLSGLFFAGKETVNGTELDVYYSITDRGPNGALIAGQRQFLDPDFQPSIYKLGMNRASGAITELDRIGLNRPDGTPLTGLPQLAIKDDVPITATNAPLSYDPFGIDSETVSRFSLTIGGSTRQVFAVGDEYRGQISIFDAVSGNLIQRYIPADQKAQLAAQHNVGGATPIGAETIDSLPAIYGNRWANRGIEGMAFNPTDGLLYAFMQSPLDVDANGDGVTEGRSRSELTRILAVDPATGAPVKEHLYLLSGRDGQDKIGDVSFDAARGVFLVMERDSSRSLTGFKHVFEVDLRGATDTLPLTSTGGWLGAIGQVSPELLDNRRTLVDHDSDPATPTIFSTSSADALAAAGIRLAHKIELFNLPSIGGSLAYDKPEGLTIRDDGALVINYDNDFGTEGASGNAFTVVSFDGAGFDSSDRDGTSNSNLYRPISGLPLYSLTMPDGIASFTDGQGRSFLLAVGEGDSREYEPDRGNIFFDLTRADANPSTLVNGTPFRDHPGVDALNDAFAAATGISRTRLNLLNDYGDITGDGLIDKPFSIGSRSLRIYDAKGNVVFDSSAALEELANSLGLMASNRDDDKGTEPEMVEIATVAGRTYAFVALERTTTSVAAVFDVSDPYNVVAVDPVVFPGAERVEGLTFLRSAAGAPAGVIASSEGNDKVSITTAAPLAAGSSFRLQLFHLADQEGGIAALNDAPRLSGVLNALRAQDIDLDGVPGFVNTLTLSSGDAWIPGLFYGASAQAYGAVGRGDVLIQNALGVQAIAFGNHEFDQGTAVVRDLIRANAAAGYPGTAFPYLSGNLNFATDSNLASLVVPAGQAPRANSITASVVFDVNGQKVGVVGATTPTLRTISSPGSVGVAPVPFGGTPTAAELDALAAEIQADVDALLAANPGLNKVILLAHMQQISIEQALAERLRHVDIIVAGGSNTRLFDSDDLTRPGDSVQGPYPIVKTDADGKPVAVVNTDGNYKYLGRLVLDFDAQGVILPASYDPSLSGAYRTDASGLAALGAEAFIDARVQQVVDNLRTVIVAQESEWFGVSDVFLNGNRNPGVRSEETNLGNLTADANLAYARQIDPTVVVSLKNGGGIRNSIGQSVIPTGSVNGVPELLPTAAVLDAQGNVVKPEGGISRNDIANALSFNNGLSLVSVTPGELKALIEFGIAAGINQGRFPQVGGMAFSYDLSRPAGSRVVTLAIQDAAGNDLDIVVRDGALVGDPARTIRMVTLDFLASGGDGYPFASLTAPNRVNITQTGAPTTGSATFAANGSEQDALAEFLVASHSPANPFTAADTPAALDTRLQNLAVRSDAVIDPIRVGTSGNDTTLPGLSTVPGFDGRLDTVFTGAGNDEVDVAITNGFDNRIFTGSGADVVYAGSRDVITGGSGSDQIWAIDGGQNRLSGMAGDDAFIIGSTGNRALGGAGNDVFTVLAGAGTNHLNGGAGADQFWLVSEPGDRPAAKQYVMDFTAGVDTVGLRGVAFADLGFSQVGADTLLRVSGVAVGHFTNISASALNNQANFALV